One Ignavibacteriota bacterium DNA segment encodes these proteins:
- a CDS encoding arginine--tRNA ligase — translation MKSYLRTALASALTKAGYDIPATITVERPRQDGHGDLTTNCAMVLAKAAGKKPRALAEEIVAQLPRDPELIAGIEIAGPGFINISFTETFHRRQLALLLQAKDTFGRSAAGNGRRVQVEFVSANPTGPLTVGHGRGAVFGDTIARLLEWTGHDVEREYYFNNAGRQMRILGDSVRLRYLELLGDPIEFPGDYYQGEYIKDIARGVMEKHGDSKRSEPAEGLFKAVAEEEIFADIRKTLGSIGITFASYYNEHSLYTDGKITEVVDALKAKDLTYEQDGALWFKASALGNEKDKVIIKSTGEPTYRLPDIAYHCEKFRRGYDLMIDVFGADHVATYPDVLAALKALGYDSSKVKVLIHQFVTVMQGTEVVKMSTRKANFITLDELIADAGCDAVRFFFIMRTVSSHLNFDIELAKQKSDENPVYYVQYAHARISSILRFAEKEGSRLSGAAPNFDLLAAPEELALIKQLLQFPEIVESCAMTHEPHRVADYLHDVAAMFHVFYHHHRVVTPDGALTTARLALVQAVQIVLRNGFTILGISAPEQM, via the coding sequence ATGAAGTCGTACCTGCGTACAGCACTTGCCTCGGCACTCACGAAGGCCGGCTATGACATCCCTGCCACCATTACCGTCGAACGCCCCCGGCAGGACGGCCACGGTGATCTGACGACGAACTGTGCGATGGTCCTGGCGAAGGCGGCAGGGAAGAAACCCCGTGCGCTTGCCGAGGAGATCGTCGCACAACTCCCGCGCGATCCGGAACTGATCGCAGGCATCGAGATCGCCGGGCCCGGCTTCATCAACATCAGCTTCACCGAGACCTTCCATCGCCGTCAGCTCGCCCTGTTGCTGCAGGCGAAGGACACTTTCGGGAGGTCGGCCGCCGGCAACGGACGCCGTGTGCAGGTCGAATTCGTGAGCGCCAATCCGACCGGTCCCCTGACCGTCGGGCATGGTCGCGGCGCGGTGTTCGGCGATACGATCGCGCGCCTGCTGGAGTGGACGGGGCATGATGTGGAGCGCGAATACTATTTCAACAACGCCGGACGCCAGATGCGCATCCTGGGCGACTCCGTGCGCCTCCGGTATCTGGAGCTGCTCGGGGACCCGATCGAATTTCCCGGAGACTACTACCAGGGCGAATACATCAAAGACATCGCCCGGGGTGTCATGGAAAAGCACGGCGACAGCAAACGGTCGGAGCCGGCAGAAGGGCTCTTCAAAGCGGTCGCCGAAGAAGAGATCTTCGCCGATATCCGCAAGACGCTCGGGTCGATCGGGATCACGTTCGCCTCGTACTACAATGAGCACTCGCTCTACACCGATGGCAAGATCACGGAGGTTGTGGATGCGCTGAAGGCGAAGGACCTGACCTACGAGCAGGACGGCGCGCTCTGGTTCAAGGCGTCGGCGCTCGGCAACGAGAAAGACAAGGTGATCATCAAGAGCACGGGAGAGCCGACGTACCGGCTTCCGGATATCGCCTACCATTGCGAGAAGTTCAGGCGCGGCTACGATCTGATGATCGATGTGTTCGGTGCCGATCATGTGGCGACGTATCCGGATGTTCTTGCCGCGTTGAAAGCCCTCGGCTATGACAGCAGCAAGGTGAAGGTCCTGATCCATCAGTTCGTGACGGTGATGCAGGGGACGGAAGTGGTGAAGATGTCCACCCGTAAGGCCAACTTCATCACGCTCGACGAACTGATCGCCGACGCCGGGTGCGACGCCGTGCGGTTCTTCTTCATCATGCGCACCGTGTCGAGCCACCTGAACTTCGACATCGAACTCGCGAAGCAGAAGTCCGATGAGAATCCGGTGTACTACGTGCAGTATGCCCATGCGCGCATCTCCAGCATCCTGCGGTTCGCCGAAAAGGAAGGGAGCCGTCTCTCCGGTGCGGCCCCGAATTTCGACCTGCTGGCAGCACCGGAGGAACTCGCGCTGATCAAGCAGCTTCTGCAATTCCCCGAGATCGTGGAGTCCTGTGCCATGACGCATGAACCGCACCGCGTCGCGGACTATCTGCACGACGTGGCTGCGATGTTCCATGTATTCTACCACCACCACCGCGTGGTGACGCCGGATGGGGCTCTGACCACTGCGCGCCTCGCGCTCGTGCAGGCCGTCCAGATCGTGTTGCGGAACGGGTTCACGATCCTCGGAATCTCCGCGCCCGAGCAGATGTAG
- a CDS encoding dTDP-4-dehydrorhamnose 3,5-epimerase family protein, producing the protein MFTNGKIHDVIVKNLMKYIDERGWLVELFREDEIPAEFMPVMSYISVTLPGIARGPHEHVDQADCFGFIGPSNFKVYLWDNRKASPTYMVRQVVYAGQDSPRVVVIPPGVVHAYRNVGGKDGMVVNLPNRLYAGRGKKEPVDEIRHEEAADSPFTLD; encoded by the coding sequence ATGTTCACCAACGGCAAGATCCATGATGTGATCGTGAAAAACCTTATGAAGTACATCGATGAGCGCGGTTGGCTTGTCGAATTGTTCCGTGAGGATGAGATCCCTGCGGAATTCATGCCGGTGATGTCCTATATTTCCGTGACCCTCCCCGGGATAGCCCGCGGGCCGCATGAGCACGTGGATCAGGCCGACTGCTTTGGTTTCATCGGCCCTTCCAATTTTAAGGTATATCTTTGGGACAATCGTAAGGCATCGCCGACGTATATGGTCCGCCAGGTCGTGTATGCAGGGCAGGACTCTCCGCGGGTTGTTGTCATTCCGCCGGGTGTCGTCCATGCCTACCGCAATGTTGGAGGAAAAGACGGCATGGTGGTGAACCTCCCGAACCGGCTGTATGCCGGACGGGGAAAGAAGGAACCCGTCGACGAGATCCGGCACGAAGAAGCTGCCGATTCACCATTCACACTGGACTGA
- the rfbB gene encoding dTDP-glucose 4,6-dehydratase, which produces MRNVLVTGGAGFIGSNFVQYFLGAHSDVKLVNFDDLTYAGNLGNLVAVASDPRYTFVKGDICDRAAVDRVMQEHAIDTVVHFAAESHVDRSITGATVFVTTNVVGTQVLLEASRAHGVERFLHVSTDEVYGSLGATGKFTEQTPLHPNSPYAASKASSDLLALAYQHTFGLPVIVTRCSNNYGPYQFPEKLIPLMIANILNDKELPVYGQGLNVRDWLFVGDHCSAIDTVLRKGKEGEVYNIGGENEWKNIDIVHLLLKRLQKPESLIRYVKDRPGHDLRYAIDATKIRTELGWSPSVTFDQGIAQTVDWYLVNESWWKNVMSGAYQDYYRDMYHGR; this is translated from the coding sequence ATGCGCAACGTACTTGTCACCGGCGGTGCGGGCTTCATTGGCAGCAACTTCGTGCAGTATTTCCTCGGTGCACACTCTGATGTGAAGCTCGTGAATTTCGACGATCTCACGTACGCAGGGAATCTCGGGAATCTGGTGGCCGTCGCGTCCGATCCTCGCTATACCTTCGTCAAGGGGGATATTTGCGACCGCGCGGCGGTGGATCGCGTGATGCAGGAGCATGCGATCGATACGGTCGTCCATTTTGCCGCAGAGTCCCATGTCGATCGCAGTATCACCGGCGCTACGGTGTTCGTCACGACGAACGTCGTCGGGACCCAGGTCCTTCTGGAGGCCTCCAGAGCGCATGGCGTGGAGCGCTTCCTGCATGTCTCAACGGATGAGGTGTACGGCTCATTGGGGGCGACCGGGAAGTTCACCGAGCAGACCCCGCTCCATCCCAATAGCCCGTACGCGGCGTCCAAGGCTTCGTCCGATCTGCTGGCTCTCGCCTATCAGCACACCTTCGGACTGCCGGTGATCGTGACCCGTTGCTCGAACAATTACGGACCGTACCAGTTCCCCGAGAAACTTATACCGTTGATGATCGCCAACATCCTGAATGACAAGGAATTGCCGGTCTACGGCCAGGGATTGAACGTCCGGGATTGGTTGTTCGTGGGTGATCATTGCTCTGCGATCGATACGGTCCTCCGAAAGGGGAAAGAGGGCGAGGTGTACAATATCGGCGGCGAGAACGAGTGGAAGAATATTGATATTGTCCATCTCCTGTTGAAGCGCCTCCAGAAGCCGGAAAGCCTGATCCGGTACGTCAAGGACAGGCCCGGGCACGATCTCCGGTACGCGATCGATGCGACGAAGATCCGGACCGAGCTCGGTTGGTCCCCGTCGGTGACGTTCGATCAGGGGATCGCACAGACCGTTGATTGGTATCTGGTGAATGAATCGTGGTGGAAGAACGTGATGAGCGGTGCTTATCAGGACTATTATCGGGACATGTACCATGGTCGCTAG
- a CDS encoding SLBB domain-containing protein, whose amino-acid sequence MVARRAGIAVSWALIAATAWAQLKQPQPSSMQDLQSLRDKAQGAQVAAPPAPAMESVINPDHYVVGPSDVFSVNVWTDPPLTFRLSVTPEGTLVIPCTGEAPVAGLTLTDARTRILTEEKKRYRFGESSVTLVAPRSVIISVQGRVLNPGFYTLPAYNRVDKALEEANRPLAPQTFDESRYMRSEMSTRRVIVRHADRSESRADLRRFMATQDDRWNPYLREGDVVVVPRNDFTRNVFGVYGEVNTPGRFEYAEGDGVKNVLQIAFGFTPRAIADSVLLLRQDESGEIILRTVVNGARILAGLDPDVPMEPGDRLMVPGHPDLRGDYAVTIRGQVKAPGVYPITRNSTRMTEVIKAAGGFTDEAALASTELIRRSVAEGEIETERLQSVRGGVPDEDSSYYYLETSLRLRKETVYCDFVGLFLRGDTTQNVVLRDGGYHHRSYEHTFDLCLRAGRQPGAYPIQGRTECGLLPPDGGRIDGPGEGFGYPDREGKNTAMAARG is encoded by the coding sequence ATGGTCGCTAGACGCGCGGGTATCGCGGTGTCGTGGGCGCTGATCGCAGCGACGGCGTGGGCACAGCTGAAACAACCGCAACCGTCTTCCATGCAGGACCTGCAGTCGTTGCGCGACAAGGCTCAAGGAGCGCAGGTAGCAGCACCTCCAGCACCCGCCATGGAGTCCGTGATCAACCCCGATCACTATGTTGTGGGCCCGTCGGATGTATTCAGCGTGAACGTCTGGACCGATCCGCCGCTCACCTTCAGGCTGAGTGTGACGCCGGAGGGGACGCTGGTCATCCCCTGTACCGGTGAGGCACCGGTGGCAGGCCTGACACTCACGGATGCCCGGACGCGCATTTTGACGGAGGAGAAGAAGCGCTACCGGTTCGGCGAGAGTTCTGTGACCCTTGTTGCCCCGCGGTCGGTGATCATCTCGGTGCAGGGGCGTGTTCTCAATCCGGGGTTCTACACGCTCCCCGCGTACAACAGGGTTGACAAGGCACTTGAAGAGGCCAATAGGCCCCTTGCCCCGCAGACATTCGATGAATCACGCTATATGCGATCGGAGATGTCGACGCGCCGGGTCATCGTCCGTCATGCCGATCGTTCGGAGAGCCGGGCGGATCTGCGGCGATTCATGGCGACGCAGGACGATCGGTGGAATCCGTACCTGCGCGAGGGTGACGTCGTGGTGGTTCCGCGGAACGATTTCACGCGTAATGTGTTCGGCGTCTATGGCGAAGTGAATACGCCCGGACGGTTCGAATATGCAGAGGGTGATGGGGTGAAGAATGTCCTCCAGATCGCCTTCGGCTTCACGCCGCGAGCAATTGCCGATAGCGTGCTGCTCCTGCGGCAGGACGAATCCGGGGAGATCATCTTGCGGACGGTGGTCAACGGCGCGCGCATCCTTGCCGGACTCGATCCCGACGTCCCGATGGAGCCTGGGGACCGGCTTATGGTCCCGGGTCATCCGGATCTCCGGGGTGACTATGCGGTGACCATCCGGGGTCAGGTGAAGGCCCCCGGTGTATACCCGATCACGAGGAATTCGACACGCATGACCGAAGTGATCAAAGCCGCTGGTGGATTCACCGATGAGGCCGCGCTCGCAAGTACGGAGCTCATCCGCCGTTCGGTAGCGGAAGGAGAGATCGAAACCGAGCGCCTCCAGAGTGTCCGGGGTGGTGTCCCTGACGAGGATAGTTCCTACTACTATCTTGAGACCTCGTTGCGTCTCAGGAAAGAGACCGTGTATTGCGATTTCGTCGGGCTGTTCCTCCGGGGGGATACGACACAGAATGTCGTCTTGCGGGATGGGGGATATCATCACCGTTCCTACGAGCACACGTTCGATCTATGTCTTCGGGCAGGTCGTCAGCCCGGGGCATATCCAATTCAAGGGCGGACAGAATGTGGACTACTACCTCCAGATGGCGGGAGGATTGACGGACCGGGCGAGGGATTCGGATATCCGGATCGTGAAGGCAAAAACACGGCAATGGCTGCCCGCGGATGA